ATAGCTCGGGCCATGGTTGATCGAACTCGGCCATCTTCAAGGGTCAACAAACCGGCAATGGTGCATCCGCCAGGGGCTGGGGAGGGTTAATTAGAACATAGTGCatgaatgggaagaatTAGAACGGGCCTTACTAGTGACACTGTCCTTTAATTGGGCGGGGTGCAAACCTGTCTGAAGAGCCATTCTTCCAGTTCCTTGCATAGCTACAATCATGAATCAGCATACCAATCCAGTTTACATATGATTGCTATCCAATACTCACTCTGAGCAGCCAATTCTAATGCTTCAGACCTGGGCAAACCCATCATCACGCCACCATCGGCCATAGCTTCCAGCACCAAAGCCACAAACGCAGGACCAGATCCCGCAAGGGCTGTGCAGGCGTCAAAGTGCTTCTCATCGAGGAATCGGCATCGACCACAAGAAGTAAAGATGTTGAGAATAAGTGTTCGGGAAAGAGCGTCAGACAAGGGAGTAACGACAGTCATGCCTTCTCCGATCTTGCAAGGGGTGTTTGGCATAGCTCGCACCACCCGGGTCGTCGCGGGCACCCAGCTCTTCAGTTGGGAGATGGTCACACCCGCACAGATGGAAATGAGCAACTTGCCCTCCAACGCCTTGCTCataccttcctcctccaagaTGGATCTCGCGACCTGAGGCTTGGAACACACCAAGATAACATCGGCCTCGTCCACAGTCTCAACATTCCCCTGACCAGCGCGGACCTGGACTTGTTTTCCGATAGGTCCCATCTCGGCAAAAGTGCGTCTGAGCTTGCGGCCGGTCTCTTCACGTCCGACAGTAGCGAGGAAAGTGCTGGGAAGGGAAGCTTCGGGAGCATCGAAGAATTGGGAGGCGGTAGGCGTGGAGATACCGGAGGGAGGCTGGGAGGAAGCATTGGGAttgcgaggaagagaagcgCGGGTTTCGAGGGAGGAGATCACACCCGAGAGAATGGCGACACCCATGGTACCGCATCCTGAAAAGAACATCAGCTCATGTTCCGCTGAACGCAGGTACGCGGGAACGTACCGAGGACAGCGAGAGTGTAGCCCATTATAGTCGACTGTTGTTTGTGCTTGCAAGTACAAGTAAGCTAGGTATAGAGGGATATTAAGGTAATCGTGGATGTAAACAAGAttttaaaaaaaaggaaatgtgGTGAATCTGCCGGTGGCTTATGAAGATTGGACAGAGATAAATATTGAACCGAGTCGTTCGGATCAACAAATTACTCCGATTACGCGGAGCAACCGACAGCGAGAGCAAGAGGTCCGTCAGTCCCATCGATAATACAAATATTATCGGGCTAATTTGAAAATTGAGAGTACAATGTGAGAATGGGTATTCCATACTCCATCCATACATGTGAGGATCCATATGTGCTGTACTTCATGTAAGTAGATGAATGGCAATGATAGTTCGAATAATGCTTGCACTAGTGATCATATTATGATGATTACGAGGAGTGAGTACTCGTAGCTATTAAATTACGTTTCTTTTGCTGTCGGCACCTAGCCTCTATTACAGGTAGCTGGTCAAGTACTTAGGATACCGTCAATAATAAAAAAGCTGGCTCCATGCCAACCCTATGGCTGGGACACGATCTTTACGCTTCCGCTCTGTGCAGTGCACGTAAATATTCAAGTACACTGATGAATGAACAGTTGTAGTAAACCTCGTATCTGATAATGACCAGCTaatcaagaagatgaacatGATCCGGATTGTTCGAGGTATGTATGACCAAAAGCGGCCCGCCTGTGCATAATTAGATTCATCTAATCCCTATGAAAcaacctctttccaccGCTCTTCTCTATCATTTTTAAGCATCTACATCCTGCACACCGCTGTAAGCTTGCAACTTCTGGCTAGCACCCTCCCAGTCGAGAGTACCCTTGACAAGCTGGTCAACAACGCTAATGACATCCTCGATAGGACCGATAAGCTGAGCAGTAGAGTCTCGCTCTCGAAGGGTCATGGTACCATTTTGAATGGCTACACATTTAGGATCAGTGACTGTGTCATGGAAGTATGTATAAGAAGGGTGAACATACTGGCAAAGTCGACGGTACAGCCGAAAGGAGTACCAAGCTCGTCGTTTCGAGCGTACTTCTTACCGATAGTAGCGGAAGAATCGTCGACTCGGCTGGCAATACCtcgcttcctcatctctcgGGCTTTAATCTCGACATTAGCGATATCCTGCTATGTCGATCGATTTCTTAGGAGGGAACTCACAAACTTCGTGGATCTTGCTCCTCAATTGAGCATCCTGAGAGATTGACACGATGAGACATTTGATAGGGGCGACGACTGTGGGAAGCGAAAGGACACCTCGAGCGGCATCTTGTTCTCGTGCCCAGTAAGTGTGCTCGAGAACAGAGTAAAGGATACGACCAATACCGAAAGAGGGTTCGATGACGTTGGGGATGAACTCGCGCACTGATGATAAAGTAAGTAATACTGATTAAACGAGACCACTGGGGAACTTACTGTGCTCAGTAACGGTGATGGGGttgatcttgatgaggTCGGGGGTGATCTCATAGGATTTGCCATCGGCGCACTTGACGTTGGAAGAGCCCTTCTCGAGCTCGCCCTTGATGCACTGCAACTTGTCCTTTTCAAGGCCGAGCAAAGTCTCCTTGATCATAGTAGCGTCCTTCTTGAACTTCATACCGAAAGCCTTGGCGTCAAAAGTGCACTCGAGTTTCTCAACGGTTCGGGGCTGCTCGAGACGTTGCTGAACTCGGAGAGGCTGCTTGGTTCGGACAGAGTGGACGGTCAAATCGTAAGCAGATCGGTCAGCGCAACCGACACACTCGATCCAGCCGTAAGAGGATTGGATCTCAAAGTCCCAACAGTCCTGCTAGAAGTTAGTAAGGGTTTTTTGGACATCAGTAATTGGACGTACGGCGGCGTAATGGGCCATCTCGTTCGCCATGTGCTGCCTGCATCTCAACCTAGTAGGGTCGATACCGATCTTGGTCAAGAACAACTGAGTTCGGCCAAGGAAGTAACCTAGAGTCTCGTTGTCGACGATACCCTATACAATCATCAGTTTTCATACCATTATGGgaaaaaagtggaagaagttcTGACCTCAGCAACAGCCTCGCCAacagtcttcttcacaatCTCGGTCCTACCCTCGCTCTGGACACCCTTGGCCAAAAGGGCGAGGACGACGTCCTTGACCTCGTTGAATCGAGCGTGACGCTTGTCAAGAGGGTCAACGTAGTGCTCAATCTCAGCCATGGTGAATTCTCTGCAAACCGTCCTCAGTCATCATCCCGTTAAAGGTTCCTGAGAAAAGCTTACCGGACACGGAGCAAACCCTGTCTCGGGGCGATTTCATTTCGGAAACTTTTACCGATCTGAGCAGATGCGAAGGGGACCTTGCCGTTGTTGAACTCGAGAAGACGAGCAAAGTTGACAAAGTGACCCTGGGCGGTTTCAGGACGGAGGTAACCTTTAATTTGGCCAGTGGGACCGATGTTGGACTCGAACATGAGGTTGAACTCGACGGGCTCAGAGACCTCGTTGCCGGTAG
This DNA window, taken from Cryptococcus tetragattii IND107 chromosome 6, whole genome shotgun sequence, encodes the following:
- a CDS encoding pyrroline-5-carboxylate reductase: MGYTLAVLGCGTMGVAILSGVISSLETRASLPRNPNASSQPPSGISTPTASQFFDAPEASLPSTFLATVGREETGRKLRRTFAEMGPIGKQVQVRAGQGNVETVDEADVILVCSKPQVARSILEEEGMSKALEGKLLISICAGVTISQLKSWVPATTRVVRAMPNTPCKIGEGMTVVTPLSDALSRTLILNIFTSCGRCRFLDEKHFDACTALAGSGPAFVALVLEAMADGGVMMGLPRSEALELAAQTMQGTGRMALQTGLHPAQLKDSVTTPGGCTIAGLLTLEDGRVRSTMARAIQVATNHASGLGQDKA
- a CDS encoding glycine-tRNA ligase, with the protein product MVAAASVNHPSELTVPNKTVHAFDKSTLDALLARRFFFAPSFEIYGGVAGLYDYGPTGSALQANILDAWRKHYIIEEDMLELDTTIMTLSDVLKTSGHVDKFADWMVKDVKNGEIYRADHLVEGVLEARLKGDKEARGIKEEEKKEEEDDKKKKKKKAVKAEAVKLDDNTVAEYEYLLAQIDNYTGPELGEIIRKHKITNPTTGNEVSEPVEFNLMFESNIGPTGQIKGYLRPETAQGHFVNFARLLEFNNGKVPFASAQIGKSFRNEIAPRQGLLRVREFTMAEIEHYVDPLDKRHARFNEVKDVVLALLAKGVQSEGRTEIVKKTVGEAVAEGIVDNETLGYFLGRTQLFLTKIGIDPTRLRCRQHMANEMAHYAADCWDFEIQSSYGWIECVGCADRSAYDLTVHSVRTKQPLRVQQRLEQPRTVEKLECTFDAKAFGMKFKKDATMIKETLLGLEKDKLQCIKGELEKGSSNVKCADGKSYEITPDLIKINPITVTEHMREFIPNVIEPSFGIGRILYSVLEHTYWAREQDAARGVLSLPTVVAPIKCLIVSISQDAQLRSKIHEVSREMRKRGIASRVDDSSATIGKKYARNDELGTPFGCTVDFATIQNGTMTLRERDSTAQLIGPIEDVISVVDQLVKGTLDWEGASQKLQAYSGVQDVDA